The DNA region CGTGACTAAGGGGTAGGCCTCCACGAGATACGTCTGCCCGTTCTCACCCGGCAACAACTGGAACGGGACGACGGCCAACGGACCGTCTGGCGCAATGTTCAGCATCGCGGCTCCAGGCAGCGCTTGGCGAACCGAAGGCGGCAATACGAGTGCCCCCAGTGCGCGGGCCTTCGCCAGGATTTCGCTTTCCGAGAGCAGTTCTTCCTTATCTCCGATTTTCCTCACTTGTGTGAGACTCTGTCTGAAGGTTTCAGCTGCCGCATCAATCGGCACCGCTGGCCCCAATTCGACACGCTGGACGTTGGGACATCGCCCACCGCGGAGTATGAAGACAGTGTAGCTTGCTTCCCAGCGGCCCGGCTTATTTCCTTGCGCGGGGGTGTACCGGCTATACCGAACATAGTCCAGCAACACCGCGTCGCGGGGGAGAGCTTGACATACATCGGTTGCAATGGCACGTGCTTCTGCTTGTGCGGCCCGGAAGGCCGCACTCGTGCGGCTGAGTTCAGCCTCAACCTGTTCAAGCTCCTTTTCCAGCGCAACTACCCGCTCACGCTGTCCCTGCTCGCTGCGGAACGTGAGGCTAGTCATCTCCCGTACGAGCGACTCTCTCCGTTCCAGGAGCGGACGAACTTTTGGATCCGGGGCGCGGGTGAGTGCCGCCCGTTCTTCTGACAGGACCCGAAAGACCAGGTTCTTGCGTCGCAGCACCGCGGCATACATGGTGTCATTGGGTACAACTTGCGGCGGCATGGATGCGTAATTGTAGAACGTATCCTGAGAAGTCCGCAGGAATGCCAACTTCTGTCTCTCGGAAAGCCCGACTAGACTACGGGCCGTATGGATTTCAACGGCATGCATGGCACGCTCCAAAACCTCCGAAGCCTTGCCCGGTTCCCCTGTGTCCCAAAGTAACAACCCGAGGTTGTTCAGGACGCTGGCCACTTCCGGGTGAGTGGGCCCCAGTACTTCTTCCTTGATTCGTAGTGCTCGCTCATACGAGAGTCGAGCGTTAGCATAGTCTCCCGTGTCTTGGAGCAACCCCGCTAGCTGGTTCAAGTCAGTCGCTACCTCAGGGTGATTTAACCCCAATGCTTGCTCCCTGACCCGCAGGGCTCGTTCATATAACTGAAGGGCCCCGGAACGGTTACCCATGGCGCCCACCACAAACGCCAAATTACTCAGACTCACGGCCACATCTGGATGATTGGGGCCAAGTGCCTGCTCTTTGATCCGTAGTGCGCGCTCATGTAGAGGCCGCACCAACGATAAGTCACCCGTCTTAATCAATGTCTCCGCCAGATTATTCAGACTTGACGCCACATCAGGATGCGCGGGCCCCAGAGCCTGCTCCCTGATCCGCAGCGCCCGCTCGTGCAACACCTTGGCACTAGCATAATCGCCTATATCATTGAGCAGCGCCGCTAGATTACTGAGGTCAGTCGCCACGTCGGGATGATTCGGACCTGAAGCCTTCTCGTCAATCAGCAGAGCGCGTTCCAATAGTGGCCGAGCCCGGCTGTAATCGCCCATGCTCACGAGCACAGCCGCCAGGTTGTTCAGGCTCTTTGCCACGCTTGGGTGAACTGGGCCTAACACTTGCTCCCTAATCTGCAGCGCCCGCTCCAGCATCAACTGCGCCTCAGAATAATCACCCAACTTCTGCATCACTACGGCCAGGTTATTTAGACTATTGGCCACGTCTGGGTGTGTAGCTCCCAGTGCCCGTTCTCTGATCCGTAACGCCTCTTGGTGGAAGAGCCGAGCTTCCCCATAGTCTCCCATGTCACTGAGCACCACTGCTATATTACTCGCGCTTTGAGCTACATCAGGATGCGTAGGCCCAAACGCCTGGACTCGGATCTTCAATGCCCGCTCATGTAAACGCTGCGCCTCGGCATAATTCCCTACCTTTCGAAATGCCTCAGCTAGGTTGTTCAAGGCTGTTGCTGCAGCAGGATGTTTCGGCCCGACCACTTGTTCGATTAAAGCCAAGGCCTCTTTCCCTATTCGAATAGACTGTAGATATTCCCCCTTGTTGTACGATTCCCGCGCCTGCTGTGAGAGGCTAAGGGCTCTTTGGAGGAGAGCAACAGTTTGTTGGTCTTGCGCGTGGCCAGTAATCGGGCTAGCCACTAAAAGGAGCTGTAGGGTGAGCATCAGCAGAGTAAGTCTAACTTGCATGAGGTATTCTCAAAGGTGACAAAACTTACTTTAGCCTCCTTCGGAGAAGCGTTCAAGCAGGCTTCCGTTTACGGGTGTGGCACCGAATTTAGTAATATAATAAGATGGGCTTGGTTACGTGGTGTATCACGAGGAAGCCTAGCGCGCCGGGCGTTCTTCGAACCGCGCGGTGAAGTGGTGCCCTTGCTGCCATCAGTCTTGATAGATCCATTCCATGTAACTATTTTGTTTGTTCAGGGTGAACTGGGCAACCGCTGGGAAGTCGTGACTTGGAATTTGCGAGTCCGGGTGTGCGAAGGGATTGTGATAAATGCGGAATATATATTTGCTTATGTCTTCCTGGATGAAGTTCCTGTTGTGTTTCCTTATGACAGGATAGACAATGTGTTTAAGCACGGCCACAGCGCCAAGTGATGTTCTTTGAGTCCGCTGAAACACGCCTCTCCTGTCAACAATTGCATGCCTAGGGTTATGTCCTCGACCCGTCATCAAATCCACAGAATATACAATTGCTGTTTTCCCGTACAGGACCTGGATTAACTCGCGATCAAATGAAGTTAGGCTTACATTCAATTCGTCAGCAAGAAGGATCAGAGTCGGGATTTGACGCTTAGGCAATTTCAGGTACCCTTCTTCAATGGCTTGCCGGATCCGGGCGTAGCTAGAAAATGCTCCTCCTTGCCTTTTCGGTTCCCACGGACTTTTGACTTCCAGGAAAATCTGCGTGCCTTGGGGAGATCGGATCAGAAGGTCCCCTCTTTTGGTTGCATGACCTAATGGCTCAAGTTCATCGATGTGAAATCCGCATTCACTTTCAAAGAAATGAGCCACCATCAACTCATTTAGCACGGACTTCACATGATAGAGATTTAGCTTTTTCAGAGGAATTTCCAATCGTCTCTGGTAGGTTTGTTCCTTGCCCCGTTTGATGGCGACCTTGACCCACTTATCAATTTCATTTTGGAAGCACTTCTGTGATGATTTCCTGAGGTATATCCAGAGACCACTTAGGTCCCCTGTGCTGCGGCTGGTTAAGCTTTTAAACCAGCTCACACCCCCAAAGAATCGTTTGAACCACTTCACTGCTTACTCGTTCCTGAGGTCGACTCCACGCTTAAGGGCGCTCACGAGTATTAAGCACGGATGTCAGAATATTTTCTTTTTGAACTGCGTAGAAGAATACGCCGGCCGTCTTAAAAAGTCGATGGGAGATGATTGGGTGGCGGACGGTCTGGAGCGTACTTCACCGGAGGACATGGGGAACCCACTGAGGCTCTGTCGAAAAGGAAAGCCGGAACTGACCAAGGCACCACGTCCTATAACCGTGGCCGCGGGAATTCCGAAAGGTGTTCCGTTCGGCAGTGCCCGGGAGGGTCATTCCGAGAGGTGCGGGGGCGGTAACGCCGGCGGAGCGGCGGTCTTGTGCATTGAGGGTTCTCTTCGAGAAATCGGTGGCTGGTTTGGGAAGAAGACGGATGTGAGCTTGGGGAGAACCTATGCCGATGCCGGCATGAATTCCCTGGCATGCAGAATCTCTTTACTGCTCATGGGCCTAATATCGGTCTGCTTGAGCGTCAAGAGGGCAACGGTTTTGCCCGCGGCTGTTACGAACTCGACCTCGAACGCTGTCCCATCGGCGTAGCAATGCACCACGGTCCCGATGTCGCCCTGCTTCAAACCAGACTCTCGAATATCACGCCTGAGAACCACTGTTTCCAATTCGGAGATCATAGGCCATTCCTCCGGTTCATTCCGCGGGATATGCAGTCACGAATCGCGGGCTTGTCTGACCGGTTTCGATAATCCAGACGGTTCGCAATTGTACGAGTCTTCCTGTCGGTGTTTGGAGTGATCCTTCGACGACATATTTCACGCCGTGAGGGGCCGATATGGCTTCCGTAACGTCTTCGGACTGCGCGATCTCAATCAGGCGTCGCTTGAGCATAGTCGGATTTTTCAGGTCGAAGCCAACGGCACGCAAGAAGCTCGCCTTTAATCTACCAACAGAATGGGTTTCGGATAGCAAATACTCTTCCAGTTTAGCAGGTGGAATGTAGGCTTCTTCCCGATTGGGAAGCTTCACGCCAAACTCTTACGAAAAGAACCACGCGTGGCTATGGAGATGGTAGCCTCTCACTAGAGGGATGTCAAACTGGGCTCTTAATAATCCACCCGCACCAGATAGAGCCCGTGCGCCGGGGCCGTGTAGCCGGCGGCCCGGCGGTCCCTGGCCTCCAGGACGTCCTTCATTGCCTGAGGCGGCCGCTTGCCCAGCCCGACCTCGACCAGCGTCCCCACGATCGCCCGCACCATCTGCTTGAGAAAGCGGTCCGCCTCGGCCTCGATCCTGATCGTCGGGAGTGCCTGAAGCAGCTCCAGACGGCGGAGGTCGCAGACCGGATTCTCCGTGTCGGTCGGGTGGCCCTGAAAGGAGGAGAAGTCGTGCCGCCCCAGCAGGGGCTTGGCCGCCTCCCGCATCGCGTCAAGGTCCAACCGTTTCCGAACGTGCCAGGTCCGGTGACGATCGAGGGCGGACCGCTCCGACTGGTTCAGGATGCGATATTCGTAGAGCTTGCCCGTGGCCGAGTAGCGGGCATGGAAGTCGTCCGGGGCTGCCTCGACCGAGCGGACGCTGATGTCCGCCGGCAGCAGGCCGTTCAATGCGTGGAGCCATTCCTCGGCCAAGAGGGGCTTGTCGGTTCGAAAGCTCGCCACCTGGCCGACCGCATGGGCCCCGGCATCGGTCCGGCCCGCTCCGATGACCGGAATGGTCGTCTGCGTGACCTGCTGAATGGCCGCTTCGAACGCGGCCTGGACGGTGGGCAGATCCGGCTGCCTCTGCCATCCGGCATACCCGGTCCCGTCGTACTCGATGGTGAGTTTGAAGACGGGCATGACCGCAATGATGCGGGCTAACGTGAAGCGGTCTGAAGCGGGCGCACGTAGGCCTGGACCCCCTGGAAGATCGCCTCGGCCATGCGGGTCAGGAACGTCCGGTTCCGCATCAGCCGCTCCTCGATGGGATTGGAGATGAAGGCGATCTCGGCCAGGATGCTGGGCATCGTCGTGAACCGGATGACGTAGAACGGCGCGGTCTTCACCCCGTGGTCCATCACGTCGTAGTGGTCGTCGAGGTGCGCCACCATCGCCTGCTTGGTCGTCCAGGCGAGCTCCTGCGACTCCTCGATCTTTTTCGTCGTCAGCAGGTCGGCGACCAGATACTGCCAGCCCACGCCGGTTTCATTGATCGGCGTGCCGTTTTCCCGCGCCGCCACTTCGAGTGCCCGGCGATCGCTGGCCTCGCCGAAATGGTACACCTCCAGTCCCTTGGTGGACCGGTGGGGGTGCGAGTTCACGTGGATCGAGACGAACAGGTCGGCCTCGTGGCTGTTGGCGAATTTGGCCCGGTCTCCCAGCTCCACGAACACGTCCCGGTCCCGCGTCATCAACACCCGTGTGCCGAGCCGTTCCCGGATCAGATCGCGCAAGACGAGCCCCACTTGCAGCGTGATGTCCTTTTCCTGGAGCCCGCTCCGCCCGACGGCTCCCGGGTCCTTGCCGCCGTGTCCCGGATCAATGACGATGGTCTTGATCTCGTCCCTGGCCGGACGCTGGGCGGACTTGATGACGGGAGGAGGCGGGCTCGGCGCGGCTTGAGGGGCGTGAGGCTCCGCCGGCTTGGTGTCTGCGACGTCCGCCCTGCCATAGACGTCGAAGACCAGCCGGTCCGGCTTCGTCAAGGGCAGCAGCTTGTAATCGCTGATCGCCGCCAGGTTGAGCGAGACGGTGACGGAGCGGGGGTTCGGCTGCGCGATGGTGATCTCCTCCGGCAGAGCGTTCTTGGCCAATTTTGCCCTGGCGGCCTCGCCGAGCTGCGAATGCTGCAGCTCGATGATGACCCGATCCGGGTTTTTCAGACGGTTCTGGGTGAACGGGACGCTGCGTTGCAGGTCCAGCACGAGGCGCGTGTAGTCCGGATGGGCCTTGACGCGCACGTCCTTGACGAGGGTCGTGGCCGTGACCGGGGCCGATCCTTTTCTCCGCGGTTTCTTAGCCTTGCGGGCGGGTCCCTGAGTCGTGACCGGCGCCTTGGCACGGGCCAGAACCGGCCGGGTCGCCTCAGCCGTGTCGTAGAAGACGGGGGCCCAAGCAGCCAGGGTGGCCAGCAGGAGGATCGGCAGGCCCAGTCTCCTCGGTTGAGGCTGTGACGTCGGCATCGTGTCCATGTGAGCGGGAAATCAAGTGAAAATGTTCCTCTATGTGGCCCGGATTGTCAATAGGTTCCTACTAAGGGGCGAGAATTGACAGGGGGGAATCCCTCCAGTAGGCTGCCGGACCGTGGCGCTGCATCTCATCATCGACGGCTACAACCTCCTGGGCACGCGCGGGTTGGCTCGAGCCTTCTCCGGCTCGGACTCGGAGTTCGCCCGGGAGCAGCTCCTCCGGGACCTGTCTCTGTACCGCCAGCGCAGGGGCCATCCGATCACCCTCGTGTTCGACGGGTGGCAGCAGGGGATGGGCACGGAGCGCCGGGAGCATCGGGTCGGCGTCGAGGTCATCTATTCCCGCCGGGGGGAGCGGGCCGATCAGGTCGTGCAGCGGCTGGCGGAGGAGTTTGGGCACGACTGTGCCGTCGTCTCCTCGGACAGGGAAGTGGCGGACTTTGCCAGGGCCCGGGGAGCCTTTGTGATGAGCGCGCAGGAATTTGCGGCGAAACTGTGGGCGGCGCCGGCTCCGCGGCGGGCGATCATGGTCCCCAAGGACCTCGAAGCCGAGGAGTTGCCCCGGCGTACTCCCGACAAGAAGGGGAACCCCAGGAAGCTGCCCAAGGCCCTCCGCCGGCGAAACCGCCGGCTCAGGGGATTTTGAACAGGCGTCGGGCATTCTGCGCGGTGATCCGGCCGATGTCCTCCTGGCTCCCTGCTCCCGTCACCTCCGCGATCTTCTCGGCCACCAGCTTCACGTAAGCCGGCTCGTTGCGCTTGCCCCGGTGAGGGGCGGGCGTCAGATAGGGGCCGTCGGTCTCGATCAGGAGCCGGTCGAGCGGAACGGTCTTGGCGATCTCCCGCAACGTCGTCGCGTTCTGGAACGTGATGATGCCGGAAAAGGAGAGGCAGAAGCCAAGGTCCAGGGCGCCCTTGGCCAGCCACGCGTCGCCCGAAAAGCAGTGGAAGACGCCGCCCGCCGTGTCGCCGCGTTCCTCCCGAAGAATGGCGATCGTGTCCTCCTGCGCCTCGCGCGTGTGGATGACGAGCGGGAGCCCCAAATCGCGCGCCAGGCAGATCTGCTCGCGGAACCGTTCCCGCTGAAGCTTGGGCGGCGAATAGTTGTAGTGGTAGTCGAGGCCGATTTCGCCGTAGGCGACCACCTTCGGGTGTTGCGCCAGCCGGCGCAGCTCGTCGTACCATCCGTCGCCGATCAGCCGGACCTCGTGCGGATGGACCCCGATCGTCGCATAGATGAACGGGTGCCGCTCCGCCAGCTCCACGGCGGCCCGGCTGGTCGCCAGGTCGCAGCCGATCGTGACAAAAACCTCGACGCCGGCTTCCCGGGCGCGGTCCAGCACCGCCTCCCGGTCGCCGTCGTACCGGCTGTCGTCGAGATGCACGTGGGTGTCGATCAGCATGGCTGCGCTCCTCGGCGGCCGGAGCGAGCGCATCGTAACACAGGGCTTGCCGGCTTGAGAAGCTGGCGACGGACAGGGTTGACAGGCGCGCGCGCCCCATGTTACTAATGCAATCCGTTTGCATTTTGTTTCCTGAGAGGGAGTGAAGTGAAAGGGTTGGTTGACGGGCTGCGGACCCAGGGAAAGCGGTTGACCCGCCCGCGCAGGGCCATTCTGGCCGTCCTGGAACGGTCCAAATATCCGCTCAGCGCGTCGGAGCTGCACGGCCGTCTCAAGAAAGAGGGCGTTGCCGCCGACCTGGTAACCGTCTACCGGACCCTTGCGGTGCTCAAGGATGCAGGGCTGGTCTCTCAGGTCGAGCTCCAGGAGGGACAGTCGCGCTACGAAATCCTGCAAGGCCGGGAGCACCATCATCACATCCGCTGCCGAGGTTGCGGACGGATCGTGGACTTGCTGCTGTGCCCGATCAAGAAACTGACGACTCTCGTGGAGCGGGAGACCCAGTTCCTGGTCGAAGGGCACTCCCTCGAGTTCTTCGGGGTCTGCCCCAAATGCCGATGAGACTGTCGGAGATGAGCGCCGGGCGTCACAGACTAAGATGGAACGTGGCTGGCGGGGTCTTAGCCCTGAGCCTGACCTCGATCCTCCTGGCGCTCGCCCCGTTCGCGGCCGCGCTCGCGGTTCACCACGAGCTGGCTGCGGCGGACCATGACGGCCATGAACATTCCGACACCGACCTCTGCCAGTGGGTCCAGCACCATACGACCGGCTCCCACCAGACCGACGTTCCGATCGTCGAAGCGCTCGTCGTGCCCCAGCCGCACGAATTGCTCCCGCTCTCGCAACCCATATCAACCGCTCTCTCGCTAGCGACCCCGTCCCGCGCCCCGCCCGTCCTCTGATTCTCCGTCGTAAATAGCGAACAGCCAACAGCGAGCAGCTCGGAGCCATGGGCTATTCGCGTCACGCTATTTTGGAGGGGAGGATGAGAGGATCACAGCTATCCGTCCGACTGTTCATAGTCAGGATGGCCTTGGGGCTCGGCCTATGGTCCATGGGTGGACCCCACGTCACCTTGGCCCAGGTGCCCGTCGCTCCTGCCCATACGATCACGGGCGTGGTTCAAAATCAGGATCTGCGGCGCATTCCGCAGGTCATCGTCGAATTGCGCGATCAGGAGGGCTCGGTCGTGGCCGACACGGTCACGAACGATGCCGGCGAGTTCTCGATCGCCGCGCCGGCCGAGGGCACCTATTCGGTCAGCGCCGTCCAGGAAACCTACCGCAGCGAGTACATCATCCTGCGGATCGGGACCGAGAAGCCGGCACCCGTCACGTTGACCCTCTCGCTCACCCAGGAGATCGCGCTCGACATCGTGTCGCCCCTTCCGCCGATCCAGTACAAGGCTTCCAGCGAGACCTATTCGCTGAGCCGGAAGGAGATCGAGCAGTTGCCCAGGGGCAACAACAACGACGTGGACCAAGTCCTGGCCACGATCCCTGGGGCCGCGGTGAGCGCTCTCAAGCAGGTTCACATTCGTCAGGACCACGCCAATCTCCAATTTCGGATTGACGGCGTCCCGATTCCGGACACGGTCTCGACGACGTTCGCCGACGTGATCACGCCCAGAGCCTGGGAACGGGCAGACATCATTTTGGGCGGCATGGAAGCGCAATACGGGAACCGGACCGCCGCGCTCATTGACATCACGAGTAAGAGCGGGACGAAGCCGGGCTTTGGTTCGTTCCAGATGTTCGGGGGGGCGAACCAGACTGTCAATCCGTCGTTCGAGTATGGCGGGACCGTCGGGGAGAAGTTCCGCTACTACGTCCTGAACAGCTATACCTCGACGAACCGCGGCATCGACCCCCCGACGCTCGGCAGGTCCTGGTTCAACAACCAGAGCGAACGGAACCAGACCTATCTGCGCGGCGACTATCAGCACGACAATCGGAACAACTTTTCCTGGCTCTTCTTGAACTCGGTCGCCAAGTACCAAATTCCCACGATACCTGGCCAGACTGCCAACGCCACGACGCTCGCGCTGATCCAGGCGCAATATCCGGGGTTCACGCCGGCGTCCTCGCAGTACATCGGCGAGTTCCAGCGGGAGAACAATCAGTACGGGCACATGGTCTGGCGCCACGACGTGAACGCCAGCCAGTTCTTCAGCCTGGCCGCCTATTTCCGCCAGACCCGCGCGACCTTCGTCACGGACCCGTTGAATGTGCTGAGTTACGTCCGAGATGAAGCGGAGCCCTTTTCCGCCGGCAGCCAGGATCGAGAGGCCTACTCGGCCGGCGTGCGCTTGGACTATACGAACCGGCTGAACAGCCAGCACTTGCTCAAGTACGGGTTCCAGATCGACCGGACCCAGGCGGTCAACAAGACGCGCCTCTTCGCCTTCGCGCGAGACGGGATGGGCAATCCCACCGGACCGGTCATCGGGATCAACGGTGACCGCCGGTTGATCGGATGGCGTGAGGAGCTCTGGCTTCAGGATCAATACACCCCTACCGAGAAATTGACCTTTAACGTCGGCCTACGGTATGACTACATCCAGGCGTTGACAGACTCCTGGCAGATCAGTCCCAGGGTCGGGGTCACCTACAAGGCGAACCAGGAGAACGTCTTCCACGCCTACTACGGCCGGCTCTTTACCCCCCCGAACCTGGAATCCGTGGCGTTTCTGGTGCCACGCACGGTTGGCACGACCGCGGAGCCGGAAAACCTGACCAACAATGCGCCGAAGCCGGAACGGGCGCATTATTTCGAGGCCGGGTGGTATCATGCGTTCGGCCAGTTGGCCACCTTGCAGATCGTGGGATACTACAAGCTGAACGAAAACATGTCGGATGCCGGCCAGTTCGGCACCACCCCGCTGCTGAACTACTTCGCGTTCAACTATGGATGGCAGCGGGGCGTTGACGGGATCCTGAAGGTCAACTTCACGGAGAACCTGACGGGACGGGCCAACCTGGCCTGGGGGCAATCCAAGGGGTACGGACTCCAGTCCGGTCATTTCCTCCTCGAACAGGGGGAGATCAACGACGTCAACAGGCCCGGCGGGGTCTTTACGGACCACATGCAGACGATCACGAGTTCGGCGCTCCTGACCTATCGTTTTCTGGAGCGGAACACGGTCTCCGGCCAAATGCTTTATGGGTCGGGTCTTCGCACGGCGGTGCCGGGGGGACAGACGAACTCGACGCACATGCCGACGTACACGATCTATAACGCGTCGTTCACCCACGAGATTCCCGTCGCCAAGACCCAGAAGTTCCTGTTGGGCTTTGACGTCATCAACCTGTTCGATCAAGGGTACTTCTACAATTCTGGAGAGGGCAGTATCGGGCTGGGGGTCGCCCATGCCGGGATGCCCCGGTCGTTCTTCTTCCGCGGCCAGTGGTTCTTCTAGTGAGGGGAGGCGCATGCGAAGACTGCTCGGATTCATACCGCTCATCGGCGTGATGGTGCTCTTGTGGCCGGCCTGCAGCGGTGCCGCACAGGGGGACGAGGCCACCCATCAGTCGGACCATGCGGCGGACGCTCCGGACGTCATCCTCCCGGACGTCCACGTCCACGGGGTCCCGCTGAACAGGGACCGGCAGTTGGGGCCGGTGGCCACCTACACGCCCTGGCCTGCCGTT from Nitrospirota bacterium includes:
- a CDS encoding CHAT domain-containing tetratricopeptide repeat protein, whose product is MQVRLTLLMLTLQLLLVASPITGHAQDQQTVALLQRALSLSQQARESYNKGEYLQSIRIGKEALALIEQVVGPKHPAAATALNNLAEAFRKVGNYAEAQRLHERALKIRVQAFGPTHPDVAQSASNIAVVLSDMGDYGEARLFHQEALRIRERALGATHPDVANSLNNLAVVMQKLGDYSEAQLMLERALQIREQVLGPVHPSVAKSLNNLAAVLVSMGDYSRARPLLERALLIDEKASGPNHPDVATDLSNLAALLNDIGDYASAKVLHERALRIREQALGPAHPDVASSLNNLAETLIKTGDLSLVRPLHERALRIKEQALGPNHPDVAVSLSNLAFVVGAMGNRSGALQLYERALRVREQALGLNHPEVATDLNQLAGLLQDTGDYANARLSYERALRIKEEVLGPTHPEVASVLNNLGLLLWDTGEPGKASEVLERAMHAVEIHTARSLVGLSERQKLAFLRTSQDTFYNYASMPPQVVPNDTMYAAVLRRKNLVFRVLSEERAALTRAPDPKVRPLLERRESLVREMTSLTFRSEQGQRERVVALEKELEQVEAELSRTSAAFRAAQAEARAIATDVCQALPRDAVLLDYVRYSRYTPAQGNKPGRWEASYTVFILRGGRCPNVQRVELGPAVPIDAAAETFRQSLTQVRKIGDKEELLSESEILAKARALGALVLPPSVRQALPGAAMLNIAPDGPLAVVPFQLLPGENGQTYLVEAYPLVTIPSGRDLLHLMREESSERREAAGALLLVGNPDYGAAVAGPSDKKDGHRALPRAGCGLEVTAEFLPLPGTAQEVQNIVGEASNRLRGAAISRAEGKDASEPWLAQKITGQRYVHLATHGYFAGDTCTPPASTRDQRGVVVQAARLDEDLRGPVGTNPLLLSGIALAGANQRARATSGAEDGILTALEVTGLDLRGTELIVLSACETGLGVQHTGQELLGLRWAFGMAGTRSLLTSLWKVPDEPTVRLMTKFYGYLWRDAKDGRPLGKAAVLRQAQLDLMRENRARFNGDSRPIEWAAWVLSGDWQ
- a CDS encoding DUF4926 domain-containing protein, which gives rise to MISELETVVLRRDIRESGLKQGDIGTVVHCYADGTAFEVEFVTAAGKTVALLTLKQTDIRPMSSKEILHAREFMPASA
- a CDS encoding DUF6883 domain-containing protein, encoding MKLPNREEAYIPPAKLEEYLLSETHSVGRLKASFLRAVGFDLKNPTMLKRRLIEIAQSEDVTEAISAPHGVKYVVEGSLQTPTGRLVQLRTVWIIETGQTSPRFVTAYPAE
- the truA gene encoding tRNA pseudouridine(38-40) synthase TruA yields the protein MPVFKLTIEYDGTGYAGWQRQPDLPTVQAAFEAAIQQVTQTTIPVIGAGRTDAGAHAVGQVASFRTDKPLLAEEWLHALNGLLPADISVRSVEAAPDDFHARYSATGKLYEYRILNQSERSALDRHRTWHVRKRLDLDAMREAAKPLLGRHDFSSFQGHPTDTENPVCDLRRLELLQALPTIRIEAEADRFLKQMVRAIVGTLVEVGLGKRPPQAMKDVLEARDRRAAGYTAPAHGLYLVRVDY
- a CDS encoding N-acetylmuramoyl-L-alanine amidase; the protein is MPTSQPQPRRLGLPILLLATLAAWAPVFYDTAEATRPVLARAKAPVTTQGPARKAKKPRRKGSAPVTATTLVKDVRVKAHPDYTRLVLDLQRSVPFTQNRLKNPDRVIIELQHSQLGEAARAKLAKNALPEEITIAQPNPRSVTVSLNLAAISDYKLLPLTKPDRLVFDVYGRADVADTKPAEPHAPQAAPSPPPPVIKSAQRPARDEIKTIVIDPGHGGKDPGAVGRSGLQEKDITLQVGLVLRDLIRERLGTRVLMTRDRDVFVELGDRAKFANSHEADLFVSIHVNSHPHRSTKGLEVYHFGEASDRRALEVAARENGTPINETGVGWQYLVADLLTTKKIEESQELAWTTKQAMVAHLDDHYDVMDHGVKTAPFYVIRFTTMPSILAEIAFISNPIEERLMRNRTFLTRMAEAIFQGVQAYVRPLQTASR
- a CDS encoding NYN domain-containing protein, giving the protein MALHLIIDGYNLLGTRGLARAFSGSDSEFAREQLLRDLSLYRQRRGHPITLVFDGWQQGMGTERREHRVGVEVIYSRRGERADQVVQRLAEEFGHDCAVVSSDREVADFARARGAFVMSAQEFAAKLWAAPAPRRAIMVPKDLEAEELPRRTPDKKGNPRKLPKALRRRNRRLRGF
- a CDS encoding TatD family hydrolase produces the protein MLIDTHVHLDDSRYDGDREAVLDRAREAGVEVFVTIGCDLATSRAAVELAERHPFIYATIGVHPHEVRLIGDGWYDELRRLAQHPKVVAYGEIGLDYHYNYSPPKLQRERFREQICLARDLGLPLVIHTREAQEDTIAILREERGDTAGGVFHCFSGDAWLAKGALDLGFCLSFSGIITFQNATTLREIAKTVPLDRLLIETDGPYLTPAPHRGKRNEPAYVKLVAEKIAEVTGAGSQEDIGRITAQNARRLFKIP
- a CDS encoding transcriptional repressor codes for the protein MKGLVDGLRTQGKRLTRPRRAILAVLERSKYPLSASELHGRLKKEGVAADLVTVYRTLAVLKDAGLVSQVELQEGQSRYEILQGREHHHHIRCRGCGRIVDLLLCPIKKLTTLVERETQFLVEGHSLEFFGVCPKCR
- a CDS encoding TonB-dependent receptor yields the protein MGGPHVTLAQVPVAPAHTITGVVQNQDLRRIPQVIVELRDQEGSVVADTVTNDAGEFSIAAPAEGTYSVSAVQETYRSEYIILRIGTEKPAPVTLTLSLTQEIALDIVSPLPPIQYKASSETYSLSRKEIEQLPRGNNNDVDQVLATIPGAAVSALKQVHIRQDHANLQFRIDGVPIPDTVSTTFADVITPRAWERADIILGGMEAQYGNRTAALIDITSKSGTKPGFGSFQMFGGANQTVNPSFEYGGTVGEKFRYYVLNSYTSTNRGIDPPTLGRSWFNNQSERNQTYLRGDYQHDNRNNFSWLFLNSVAKYQIPTIPGQTANATTLALIQAQYPGFTPASSQYIGEFQRENNQYGHMVWRHDVNASQFFSLAAYFRQTRATFVTDPLNVLSYVRDEAEPFSAGSQDREAYSAGVRLDYTNRLNSQHLLKYGFQIDRTQAVNKTRLFAFARDGMGNPTGPVIGINGDRRLIGWREELWLQDQYTPTEKLTFNVGLRYDYIQALTDSWQISPRVGVTYKANQENVFHAYYGRLFTPPNLESVAFLVPRTVGTTAEPENLTNNAPKPERAHYFEAGWYHAFGQLATLQIVGYYKLNENMSDAGQFGTTPLLNYFAFNYGWQRGVDGILKVNFTENLTGRANLAWGQSKGYGLQSGHFLLEQGEINDVNRPGGVFTDHMQTITSSALLTYRFLERNTVSGQMLYGSGLRTAVPGGQTNSTHMPTYTIYNASFTHEIPVAKTQKFLLGFDVINLFDQGYFYNSGEGSIGLGVAHAGMPRSFFFRGQWFF